Proteins from a single region of Allocatelliglobosispora scoriae:
- a CDS encoding DUF3000 domain-containing protein, with protein sequence MAPPTTLPHSSAQTEIFTRAVDLLRSTKPRPEISLSEISAPTKLAPEAFALSGEVLRDGEEVATGRLILLHDPAGHPAWGGTMRLVTYLTAEVEPELAADPLLPQVGWSWLVDALDAYETGYAAIGGTVTQTLSTRFGDLTGPPIETDLEIRASWTPLGENFDDHLMAWCALLASTAGLPPPGVTALPVNK encoded by the coding sequence ATGGCGCCCCCGACCACGCTGCCGCATTCTTCCGCGCAAACGGAGATCTTCACGCGCGCGGTCGATCTGCTGCGCTCGACCAAGCCTCGACCGGAAATATCCCTCAGCGAGATCAGCGCGCCGACGAAACTCGCCCCCGAGGCGTTCGCGCTCAGCGGTGAGGTGCTGCGCGACGGCGAGGAGGTCGCGACCGGCCGCCTCATCCTGCTGCACGATCCCGCAGGCCACCCCGCCTGGGGCGGCACGATGCGGCTCGTCACCTATCTCACCGCCGAGGTCGAACCCGAGCTCGCCGCGGATCCCCTGCTGCCGCAGGTCGGCTGGTCGTGGCTCGTCGACGCGCTCGATGCGTACGAGACCGGCTACGCGGCGATCGGCGGCACCGTCACCCAGACGCTCTCGACCCGCTTCGGGGATCTCACCGGACCGCCGATCGAGACCGACCTGGAGATCCGGGCCTCCTGGACCCCGCTCGGGGAGAACTTCGACGACCACCTGATGGCCTGGTGCGCACTGCTCGCCTCGACGGCCGGGCTTCCGCCGCCCGGGGTCACCGCGCTGCCCGTCAACAAGTAG
- a CDS encoding 3-hydroxyacyl-CoA dehydrogenase NAD-binding domain-containing protein, with protein MTVVNPSEVVTKALLRSVRVPGLDKPAALITLDNGLDHTKPNTLGPAGLASLDEAITTALAADPAFIAVTGKPYIFCVGADITGIALVTEREQALEIGQLGHRVFARLRDSGVPTFAFVNGAAMGGGLELALHCHYRTLSSGAAALALPEVSLGLVPGWGGTQLLPNLIGVIGAAQVIVQNPLMQNKMLKPKQAHELGMSDALFEPADFLERSLEWAAGVVGGTITVERAEVDRSEMWDAVLGFAGGELDKKLHGASKAATKALELLALARTASFEDGTAAEDEALADLVMSQELRAGLYAFDLVQRRAKRPAGAPSPTLARDITKVGVVGAGLMASQLALLFARRLEVPVVLTDLDAERVAKGVGYVHNEIDKAVAKGRMAVGTAAKLRGLVTGSVDKSAFADADLVIEAVFEDLGVKQKVWAEVEQIVKPDCVLATNTSSLSVTAQASGLEHPERVVGLHFFNPVAIMPLLEVVRAEQTDDATLATAFAVGKKLRKSCVLVKDAPAFVANRIMTRLFSEIYAAIDAGTPVDVANRALDPLGLPMRPFELLQLVGPAVGAHVGTVLHEAFPDRFGLSANLGAIVKSGLPLIVDEEVNPEVVALLQVGDAPLSEAEVRDRAVAALAQEIRIMLDEGVVADPADIDLCMILGGGWPFYLGGITPYLDRSGTSEKVTGKRFAAPGVVTLPA; from the coding sequence GTGACCGTCGTCAACCCCAGCGAGGTAGTCACCAAGGCGCTCCTCCGGTCGGTACGCGTGCCGGGGCTCGACAAGCCCGCCGCACTGATCACGCTCGACAACGGGCTCGACCACACCAAGCCCAACACGCTCGGCCCGGCGGGGCTCGCCAGCCTCGACGAGGCGATCACCACCGCGCTCGCCGCCGACCCGGCCTTCATCGCCGTCACCGGCAAGCCCTACATCTTCTGCGTCGGTGCCGACATCACCGGGATCGCCCTCGTCACCGAACGGGAGCAGGCTCTCGAGATCGGTCAGCTCGGGCACCGGGTGTTCGCCCGGTTGCGCGACAGTGGCGTACCCACCTTTGCCTTTGTGAACGGCGCTGCGATGGGCGGCGGCCTGGAGCTGGCGCTGCACTGCCACTACCGGACGCTCAGCTCGGGCGCTGCGGCGCTCGCGCTGCCCGAGGTGTCGCTGGGCCTCGTGCCCGGCTGGGGCGGCACGCAGCTGCTGCCGAACCTGATCGGCGTCATCGGTGCCGCGCAGGTCATCGTGCAGAACCCGCTCATGCAGAACAAGATGCTCAAGCCGAAGCAGGCCCACGAGCTCGGCATGTCGGACGCGCTCTTCGAGCCGGCCGACTTCCTGGAGCGGTCGCTGGAGTGGGCCGCCGGTGTCGTCGGCGGCACGATCACCGTCGAGCGGGCTGAGGTCGACCGCAGCGAGATGTGGGACGCCGTCCTGGGCTTCGCCGGTGGCGAGCTCGACAAGAAGCTGCACGGCGCGTCCAAGGCCGCGACGAAGGCCCTGGAGCTGCTGGCGCTGGCCCGCACTGCTTCCTTTGAAGACGGCACGGCCGCCGAGGACGAGGCGCTCGCCGACCTGGTGATGAGCCAGGAGCTGCGGGCCGGGCTCTACGCCTTCGACCTGGTGCAGCGGCGGGCCAAGCGCCCGGCCGGTGCACCGAGCCCCACGCTCGCCCGCGACATCACCAAGGTCGGCGTCGTCGGTGCCGGTCTGATGGCGTCGCAGCTCGCGCTGCTGTTCGCCCGGCGCCTGGAGGTGCCGGTGGTCCTCACCGACCTCGACGCCGAGCGGGTCGCCAAGGGTGTCGGCTATGTCCACAACGAGATCGACAAGGCGGTCGCCAAGGGCCGTATGGCCGTCGGCACCGCTGCCAAGCTGCGCGGACTCGTCACCGGCAGCGTCGACAAGTCGGCCTTCGCCGATGCCGACCTCGTCATCGAGGCGGTCTTCGAGGACCTCGGCGTCAAGCAGAAGGTCTGGGCCGAGGTCGAGCAGATCGTGAAGCCCGACTGCGTGCTCGCCACCAACACCAGCTCGCTCTCGGTGACCGCGCAGGCCAGCGGCCTGGAGCACCCCGAGCGCGTCGTCGGCCTGCACTTCTTCAACCCGGTCGCGATCATGCCGCTGCTGGAGGTCGTCCGCGCCGAGCAGACCGACGACGCCACGCTCGCGACGGCGTTCGCGGTCGGCAAGAAGCTGCGCAAGTCGTGCGTGCTGGTGAAGGACGCTCCCGCGTTCGTCGCCAACCGCATCATGACCAGGCTCTTCTCGGAGATCTACGCCGCGATCGACGCGGGCACCCCGGTCGACGTCGCCAACCGCGCCCTCGACCCGCTGGGCCTGCCGATGCGCCCGTTCGAGCTGCTCCAGCTCGTCGGCCCGGCCGTCGGCGCGCACGTCGGCACCGTGCTGCACGAGGCGTTCCCGGACCGGTTCGGCCTGTCGGCCAACCTCGGCGCCATCGTGAAGTCGGGCCTCCCGCTGATCGTGGATGAGGAGGTCAACCCCGAGGTGGTCGCGCTGCTGCAGGTCGGTGACGCGCCGCTGTCCGAGGCGGAGGTACGCGACCGCGCCGTCGCCGCCCTCGCCCAGGAGATCCGGATCATGCTGGACGAGGGTGTCGTCGCCGACCCGGCCGACATCGACCTCTGCATGATCCTCGGCGGCGGATGGCCGTTCTACCTCGGTGGGATCACGCCCTACCTGGACCGTTCCGGCACGTCGGAGAAGGTGACGGGCAAGCGTTTCGCCGCCCCCGGCGTAGTCACCCTCCCCGCGTAA
- a CDS encoding S1C family serine protease yields MQPPGMQPPGGQPPVPVPPPPRRPVWRMIVVAVVLVALGAVTTWQALRIDRLEDRLADAQGASAADRNAAKAAADLLAGRVSSLEKDNFKADKIAAAALPSVFRVTAGRFSGTAFVVGKANAGGGSNLFTNFHVVQSVWDGGGRTVAIAHRDLRFSAKIVQVDKEKDLAVLESTEKFPSLATATSQASPGENIVVVGAPLGLESSVTTGVVSAVRDVASLGGKTVQFDAPINPGNSGGPVINAQLQVVGIASAKLRDAEGIGLAIPIDVACTRFPICS; encoded by the coding sequence ATGCAGCCGCCCGGCATGCAGCCCCCGGGTGGGCAGCCGCCGGTGCCGGTTCCGCCACCGCCGCGTCGACCGGTCTGGCGCATGATCGTCGTGGCGGTGGTTCTCGTCGCGCTGGGTGCCGTGACCACCTGGCAGGCCCTGCGCATCGATCGCCTGGAGGACCGTCTCGCCGACGCCCAGGGCGCGAGCGCGGCCGACCGGAATGCCGCGAAGGCCGCCGCCGACCTGCTCGCGGGGCGGGTCTCCAGCCTGGAGAAGGACAACTTCAAGGCTGACAAGATCGCCGCCGCGGCGCTGCCGAGCGTCTTCCGGGTGACCGCGGGGCGCTTCAGCGGAACCGCCTTCGTGGTCGGCAAGGCCAACGCCGGTGGCGGCAGCAACCTCTTCACCAACTTCCACGTGGTGCAGTCGGTCTGGGACGGCGGCGGCCGTACCGTGGCGATCGCGCACCGTGACCTGCGCTTCTCGGCCAAGATCGTTCAGGTCGACAAGGAGAAGGACCTCGCGGTCCTGGAGTCGACGGAGAAGTTCCCCAGCCTCGCGACCGCGACGAGTCAGGCGAGCCCCGGCGAGAACATCGTCGTCGTCGGCGCCCCGCTCGGTCTGGAGAGCTCGGTGACGACGGGCGTGGTCAGCGCGGTCCGCGACGTCGCGTCGCTCGGCGGCAAGACCGTCCAGTTCGACGCGCCGATCAACCCCGGCAACTCCGGCGGCCCCGTCATCAACGCGCAGCTCCAGGTCGTCGGCATCGCTAGCGCCAAGCTGCGTGACGCCGAGGGGATCGGGCTCGCGATCCCGATCGACGTCGCCTGCACGCGCTTCCCGATCTGCTCCTGA
- a CDS encoding TolB family protein: protein MNKRHVGIALIVALVLGGAGYVTWRALPSTEAQAAPLDLTRPGTLIAVSTTDQRVRQTAPSGTAGTGPACQRSYAAAGTLICLRSALPMGFQAAIFDREMVLRKTIDLWGTPSRARVSPSGRLVAWTVFHSGDSYLRDGEFSTIAGVYDLSTGEHYGSLEDFSATINGVIVRMDEHVNYWGITFAADDRTFYATMALAGRTWLVRGDLVARTLVAIGTDVECPSLSPDGTRIAYKKRVAGGWRLHVAPLAGFSVTGSAPSVALAEVLSVDDQPAWADETTVAYGVNGAIYAVPADGSGAPTLLRSASSSPSFP from the coding sequence ATGAACAAGCGCCACGTCGGCATCGCCCTCATCGTCGCCCTCGTGCTCGGCGGCGCGGGCTACGTCACCTGGCGCGCGCTCCCGAGCACCGAGGCCCAGGCCGCGCCGCTCGACCTGACCCGGCCCGGCACGCTCATCGCCGTCTCCACAACCGATCAGCGGGTACGCCAGACCGCGCCCTCCGGCACCGCCGGAACGGGACCGGCGTGCCAGCGCTCCTACGCCGCCGCGGGCACCCTGATCTGCCTGCGCTCCGCCCTGCCGATGGGCTTCCAGGCCGCGATCTTCGACCGGGAGATGGTGCTGCGCAAGACGATCGACCTCTGGGGCACCCCCAGCCGCGCCCGGGTCTCGCCGTCGGGCCGCCTCGTCGCCTGGACCGTCTTCCACAGTGGAGATTCCTACCTGCGCGACGGCGAGTTCTCCACGATCGCGGGCGTCTACGACCTGTCGACCGGGGAGCATTACGGCTCCCTGGAGGACTTCAGCGCGACGATCAACGGGGTGATCGTGCGGATGGACGAGCACGTGAACTACTGGGGGATCACCTTCGCCGCCGATGACCGGACCTTCTACGCCACGATGGCGCTGGCTGGTCGGACCTGGTTGGTGCGAGGCGACCTGGTCGCGCGGACGCTCGTCGCGATCGGGACCGACGTGGAGTGCCCGTCGCTGTCGCCGGACGGGACGCGGATCGCCTACAAGAAGCGGGTCGCCGGTGGGTGGCGGCTGCATGTGGCGCCGCTGGCGGGGTTCTCAGTGACGGGGTCGGCGCCGTCGGTTGCGTTGGCGGAGGTGCTCTCCGTGGACGACCAGCCCGCGTGGGCCGACGAGACGACGGTCGCTTACGGGGTGAACGGCGCGATCTATGCCGTCCCCGCCGATGGGAGCGGTGCTCCGACGTTGTTGCGCTCGGCGTCGTCGTCCCCGTCGTTCCCCTGA
- a CDS encoding thiolase family protein, with translation MPRSVRDVVFVDGVRTPFGKAGGVYSQTRADDLVIRCIRELLRRNPQLPPERVDEVAIAATTQIGDQGLTIGRTAALLSGLPKTVPGYSIDRMCAGAMTAVTTVASGIAFGAYDVAIAGGVEHMGRHPMGEGVDPNPRILAEKLVDPSALVMGSTAENLHDRLPEVTKQRVDAYGLASQEKTAAAYAAGKLQPDLVSVAVRDADGGWGLSTVDEAPRATSLEKLATLKTPFRPHGRVTAGNAAGLNDGATACLLVAGEVAEELGLPVGMKLVSYGFVGVEPEIMGIGPIPSTEKALRLAGLTIDDIGLFELNEAFAVQVLAFLDHFGISDDDPRVNPWGGAIAIGHPLASSGVRLMTQLSRHFAEHPEVRYGLTAMCIGIGMGGTVIWENPNWTGESK, from the coding sequence GTGCCCCGCTCCGTTCGCGACGTCGTCTTTGTCGACGGCGTCCGCACACCGTTCGGCAAGGCCGGCGGCGTCTATTCGCAGACCCGCGCCGACGATCTCGTCATCCGCTGCATCCGTGAGCTGCTGCGCCGCAATCCGCAGCTGCCCCCGGAGCGGGTCGACGAGGTCGCCATCGCCGCGACGACCCAGATCGGCGACCAGGGCCTGACGATCGGGCGCACCGCCGCACTCCTGTCCGGCCTGCCCAAGACCGTCCCCGGCTACTCGATCGACCGCATGTGCGCGGGCGCGATGACCGCGGTGACCACGGTCGCCTCCGGCATCGCGTTCGGCGCCTATGACGTGGCGATCGCGGGCGGCGTCGAGCACATGGGCCGCCACCCGATGGGTGAGGGCGTCGACCCCAACCCGCGCATCCTCGCCGAGAAGCTCGTCGACCCGTCCGCCCTCGTCATGGGCTCGACGGCGGAGAACCTGCACGACCGGCTCCCCGAGGTCACCAAGCAGCGGGTGGACGCCTACGGCCTCGCCTCGCAGGAGAAGACAGCAGCGGCCTACGCCGCCGGCAAGCTCCAGCCCGACCTCGTCTCCGTCGCCGTGCGCGACGCCGACGGCGGCTGGGGACTCTCCACGGTGGACGAAGCGCCCCGCGCCACCAGCCTGGAGAAACTCGCCACGCTGAAGACCCCGTTCCGTCCGCACGGCCGGGTCACCGCCGGTAACGCGGCCGGACTCAACGACGGCGCCACCGCCTGCCTGCTCGTCGCCGGCGAGGTCGCCGAGGAGCTCGGCCTGCCGGTCGGGATGAAGCTGGTCAGCTACGGATTCGTCGGCGTCGAGCCGGAGATCATGGGCATCGGCCCGATCCCGTCGACCGAGAAGGCATTGCGCCTGGCCGGTCTCACCATCGACGACATCGGCCTGTTCGAGCTCAACGAGGCCTTCGCGGTGCAGGTGCTCGCGTTCCTCGACCACTTCGGCATCTCCGACGACGACCCGCGCGTCAACCCGTGGGGCGGCGCCATCGCGATCGGGCACCCGCTCGCCTCCTCCGGCGTACGCCTCATGACCCAGCTCTCCCGCCACTTCGCCGAGCACCCGGAGGTCCGCTACGGGCTCACCGCGATGTGCATCGGCATCGGCATGGGCGGCACCGTGATCTGGGAGAACCCCAACTGGACAGGAGAGTCGAAGTGA
- a CDS encoding ribonuclease D, producing the protein MTDVPPLRRRTRTRTAGEGPNDAATEASSEPVAPPGDPGPPSTPLTAPAEGTPVPATTSAQLAEIIDRFKGGVGPVALDAERASGYRYSQRAYLVQLRRRGSGTALIDPVPLPDLSSLDEVLADTEWVLHAASQDLACLAEVGLRPRKLFDTELAARLAGFERVGLAALTEQLLGRSLEKHHSAADWSSRPLPESWLTYAALDVELLVELRDLLVEELAKQGKTEWAAQEFAALVVGGGQPAKVRVDPWRRTSGMHRVRGARAQSRVRALWYARDTIASRRDTAPGRVLPDTAIVAAAEMDPKDERELLLLPGFGGRSIRRLAQTWLDALAEARELPDSALPTTPSFDGPPPPHRWSEKDPVAAERLGRCRAVVMSIATELNVPPENLITPETVRRLAWEPPDPIDVTTITAELARYGARRWQIDLLATELAGALPN; encoded by the coding sequence GTGACCGACGTACCACCCCTGCGCCGTCGGACCCGCACCCGCACGGCAGGCGAAGGTCCGAATGACGCTGCAACAGAGGCATCATCCGAGCCCGTCGCCCCGCCCGGCGACCCGGGTCCGCCCTCCACGCCCCTGACGGCTCCGGCCGAGGGGACGCCCGTCCCTGCCACGACCTCGGCCCAGCTCGCCGAGATCATCGACCGCTTCAAGGGCGGCGTGGGCCCTGTCGCCCTCGACGCCGAGCGTGCCTCGGGCTACCGCTACAGCCAGCGGGCCTACCTGGTGCAGCTGCGGCGGCGTGGTTCCGGCACGGCTCTCATCGATCCCGTGCCGCTGCCCGACCTCTCGTCGCTCGACGAGGTGCTCGCCGACACCGAGTGGGTTCTCCACGCGGCCAGCCAGGACCTCGCCTGCCTCGCCGAGGTCGGACTGCGTCCCCGTAAGCTCTTCGACACCGAGCTCGCGGCCCGGCTCGCCGGGTTCGAGCGGGTCGGCCTCGCCGCGCTCACCGAGCAGCTGCTCGGCCGTTCGCTGGAGAAGCACCACTCCGCCGCCGACTGGTCCAGCCGACCGCTGCCGGAGTCCTGGCTCACCTACGCCGCGCTCGACGTCGAGCTGCTGGTGGAGCTGCGGGACCTGCTCGTCGAGGAGCTGGCGAAGCAGGGCAAGACCGAGTGGGCGGCGCAGGAGTTCGCCGCGCTCGTCGTGGGCGGGGGCCAGCCGGCGAAGGTCCGGGTGGATCCGTGGCGGCGTACCTCCGGGATGCACCGGGTCCGCGGTGCGCGCGCCCAGTCCCGGGTACGCGCACTCTGGTACGCCCGCGACACCATCGCCTCCCGGCGCGACACGGCACCGGGCCGGGTGCTGCCGGACACCGCGATCGTGGCCGCCGCCGAGATGGACCCGAAGGACGAGCGCGAGCTGCTGCTCCTGCCCGGCTTCGGCGGCCGCTCGATCCGTCGCCTCGCCCAGACCTGGCTCGATGCGCTCGCCGAGGCGCGGGAGCTGCCCGACAGCGCCCTGCCGACGACGCCGAGCTTCGACGGGCCGCCTCCCCCGCATCGCTGGAGCGAGAAGGACCCGGTCGCGGCGGAGCGTCTGGGCCGGTGCCGCGCGGTGGTGATGAGCATCGCCACGGAGCTCAACGTGCCGCCGGAGAACCTCATCACGCCGGAGACCGTCCGCCGTCTCGCCTGGGAGCCGCCGGACCCGATCGACGTGACAACGATCACTGCGGAGCTCGCTCGGTACGGTGCCCGGCGCTGGCAGATCGACCTGCTGGCGACGGAGTTGGCGGGGGCACTCCCCAACTAG